A region from the Cyprinus carpio isolate SPL01 chromosome A8, ASM1834038v1, whole genome shotgun sequence genome encodes:
- the LOC109105308 gene encoding nuclear factor 7, ovary-like: protein MDSLNVEELSCPVCHKIFKAPVLLSCGHNVCKECLQQLWRTKETQECPVCGRTSSKKPFCNPVLKTLCKSFLKERNESRSPGSEEICSLHGEELKFLCLEDNEPVCSVCRVSQKYTNQTFRPISEAVPSYKEELNTAMKSLQEQLKQRENFKKKFEKTVHHIKSQTEHTENQIKQQFKKLHQFLRDEEAATITALREEEEQKKQKMKERLEEINRHISALSHTIKDLEEMMKANDVSFLKKFPVTMERVQISSQPDPQMPSGALIHVPHYLGNLSFGVWKKMLDFVQKTPVILDPNTAHPCLILSGDLTSVRYIWDKQPLPDNPERFDICGCVLGLEGFNSGTHCWEVVVKESECWSLGVTTASNQRKGRDFFRNDVWCVQYDPYRLLGPGFPVKQELKCVRVDLDYDRGMVSFSDPVTNTHLHTFTTTFTDTVFPFFCNLDELNYLRILPV from the exons ATGGATTCACTAAATGTAGAAGAGCTTTCTTGCCCTGTATGTCATAAAATCTTCAAAGCTCCTGTTCTATTATCATGTGGTCACAATGTCTGTAAAGAGTGTCTTCAACAGTTGTGGAGAACCAAGGAAACTCAGGAGTGTCCTGTCTGCGGGAGAACATCCTCAAAAAAGCCTTTCTGTAATCCTGTGTTAAAAACTTTGTGCAAGTCGTTCCTGAAGGAGAGAAATGAGAGCCGTTCTCCTGGGTCTGAGGAGATCTGCAGTTTACATGGTGAGGAACTCAAGTTCCTCTGTCTGGAGGACAATGAGCCTGTGTGTTCAGTGTGCAGAGTTTCACAAAAGTACACCAATCAAACATTCAGACCCATAAGTGAGGCCGTTCCATCATATAAG GAGGAGCTCAATACAGCAATGAAGTCCTTACAAGAGCAACTTAAACAGagagaaaactttaaaaaaaagtttgagaaaacAGTTCATCATATCAAG tcTCAAACTGAGCACACAGAGAATCAGATTAAACAACAGTTTAAgaagcttcatcagtttctcagagatgaagaagcagctacaatcactgcactgagggaggaagaggagcagaagaagcagaAGATGAAGGAGAGGCTTGAGGAGATCAACAGACACATCTCAgctctttcacacacaatcaaagaCCTGGAGGAGATGATGAAGGCCAATGACGTCAGCTTTCTAAAG aagTTTCCAGTCACAATGGAAAG AGTCCAGATCTCATCACAGCCAGATCCGCAGATGCCTTCTGGAGCTTTGATTCATGTGCCACATTACTTGGGCAACCTGTCGTTCGGAGTCTGGAAGAAGATGCTGGACTTTGTCCAAAAGA CTCCTGTgattctggatccaaacacagctcATCCATGTCTCATCCTGTCTGGTGATCTGACCAGTGTGAGATACATCTGGGACAAACAACCACTTCCTgataatccagagagatttgacaTCTGTGGGTGTGTTCTGGGTTTAGAGGGTTTTAACTCAGGAACACACTGCTGGGAAGTAGTGGTTAAAGAGAGTGAATGCTGGAGTCTTGGAGTAACTACAGCATCGAACCAAAGGAAAGGACGTGATTTCTTTAGGAATGATGTCTGGTGTGTGCAGTATGATCCATACAGACTGCTTGGGCCTGGTTTTCCTGTTAAACAGGAGCTTAAGTGTGTGAGAGTTGATCTGGACTATGACAGAGGAATGGTGTCATTCTCTGACCCTGTAactaacacacatctacacacattcacaaccacCTTCACTGACACAGTCTTTCCATTTTTCTGTAATCTTGATGAACTTAACTATCTAAGGATTTTACCAGTTTAA